In the genome of Streptomyces sp. NBC_00259, the window CACGACCACCGAGACCCTCGGACGCGCGATGATCGCCGTCACCGCGGCCGGCGCACCCCGGCCCCACCTCGGCACCCGGGAGATCAACGCCGCCGCGGCCGGCGGCTGATCCGCGCCGCGGCCCGAAGCCGACCCGCGACCGGGACGTTCGCAGGTCACCTACCGGCGGCTGCGTACGAGCAGATGGAGGAAGTACGGCGTGCCGATCACCGCGGTCATCAGGCCGGCGCCGAGCTGGGCCGGCGCGATGACGGTCCGGCCGATCAGGTCCGCGGTGCAGACGAGCAGGGCGCCGAGGAGCACCGCGACCGGCACCACGCGGTTGTGCCGGCGGCCCACCAGGGCCCGGGCCGCGTGCGGTGCCACGAGCCCCACGAAGCCGATCGTCCCGGCGGCCGCCACGGCGGTGGCGCTGAGCAGGACGCTGAGCACGAGGAAGCCGAGGCGTCCCCGTGCCGGATCCAGCCCGAGGAGCCTCGGGGTGTCCTCGTCCAGTGACACGAGGTCGAGTTCGGTGCGCCGCAGGACCGCGAGGAACAGGCCCACGGCGAGCACCGCGGCCAGAGGGGCCACGTCGGGCAGGGTCCGCCCGTAGGTGGAGCCCGACAGCCAGGTGAGGGCCTTCGTCGCGTTGAACGGGTCGGTGAGGACGATCAGCAGGCTGATCAGCGCCGCCGTTCCGGTGGCGACGCCGAACCCGACGAGGACGAGCCGGTTCTGCTGGTATCCGCCCCGCGCGGCGAGTCCGAAGACGAGTACGGAACTGACCGCGGCGCCGGCGAACGCCGCACCGGCCACGCTCCATGACCCGGCCACCGGCACCGTCGTCACGAGGAGCACGGCGCCGAGCGCGGCCCCGCCGGAGACACCCAGGACGCCTGGTTCCGCGAGCGGATTGCGGGTCACGGCCTGGACGAGCGTTCCGGCCAGGGCGAGTGCCGCGCCCGCGAGGAGCGCCGCGAGGACCCGGGGCACCCGGGTGTCGAGGACGAACTGGACGGTACGACCCGCCCGGCCCTGGGCCCAGTTCACCACGTCGCCCAGCAGCAGCTTGCTGTCGCCCAGCAGCACGGCGGCGATCGTGACACCGACGAGCACCGCCACCAGAACGGCGGTCGTGGTGAGGAAGACGGCCCGGCTCCTGATGCGCAGCCGGTCGGAGGCGTCGGCGCCTGCGGTGCTCCGGACGCGGGTGGCCGTCACGACCAGGAACACGGCACCGACGAGGCTGGTGGCGACGCCCGTCGGCACGGCGACCGCC includes:
- a CDS encoding iron ABC transporter permease encodes the protein MAVTASTPATRPSAVTSRTGAAAVTAALVLLLTVLAVVDITQGTAAVGAPEVWKALTGRADPDDASVIIASRLPRMTAGLLVGAVLGMAGAALQAVSRNVLASPDTLAVNAGSYLALGLVAVTGVSLPLFASSGVAFAGGLAAAAVVLGLSGLGAGTVRLVLAGSALALGLTAVTESLLLLFPRQTEGLYRWNQGSISQNGFDGVLQMAPIALVGLVGLLLVARRIDALALGDDAARGLGVPVRATRVTVVVLAALLSAAAVTLAGPIGFVGLCAPALVRPLGRRFRAYSRSRTAVPAAGLAGAVLVLGSDVLLRVLVPADVAVAVPTGVATSLVGAVFLVVTATRVRSTAGADASDRLRIRSRAVFLTTTAVLVAVLVGVTIAAVLLGDSKLLLGDVVNWAQGRAGRTVQFVLDTRVPRVLAALLAGAALALAGTLVQAVTRNPLAEPGVLGVSGGAALGAVLLVTTVPVAGSWSVAGAAFAGAAVSSVLVFGLAARGGYQQNRLVLVGFGVATGTAALISLLIVLTDPFNATKALTWLSGSTYGRTLPDVAPLAAVLAVGLFLAVLRRTELDLVSLDEDTPRLLGLDPARGRLGFLVLSVLLSATAVAAAGTIGFVGLVAPHAARALVGRRHNRVVPVAVLLGALLVCTADLIGRTVIAPAQLGAGLMTAVIGTPYFLHLLVRSRR